DNA from Flavobacteriales bacterium:
GTGACGAAGAGGAAGTTCTTGACGATGCGGTTGTCGTACTGGAAGCGCTCGGTCATCGGTCGGTGGTTTCGTTGGTGGAGGGAGCCTCGGCGGCGCGCGGTGCCGGGGCATGGTCGTTCAGCATGCGCACGGCCGGTGAGCGGTCATCATCGAACTGGCCGCTCCGCACCGCACGGACGAAGAGGCCAAGGAAAACCAGGGCCACTACCGTGCTCGCAGCGATAAGGAGGAAGATGACGCTCATCAGGGAATCGTAATCTCGGGGCGAAAGTGACTGTCACCCGTTCGTCACGGCATGAGGTTGGTCATAGCGGAGCATGACTTGCGTCAGTCCGGCGCGTTGCGAGCATCACTGCCACCGTCACGAAGCCCACTACGCTGACCGAGCTCAGGGGCATGAGGATGGCGGCGATCAAGGGCGTCATGAGGCCGGCCACGGCGAAGGAGACCCCTGTGACGTTGTAGCATAAGGAGATGAAGAGGCTGGCGATCACGATGCGGCGCGCCTTCCGTGTGAGGGCCAGGAAGCCGGGTAGCCGGTGCAGGGCGCCGGCGTCCATGATGGCATCGCTGGCCGGTGTCAGGGCCGCACTGGTCTCCGTCACCGTGATGCCGACATCGCTCTGGGCCAGCGCCCCCGCATCGTTGAGGCCATCGCCCACCATCAGCACCCGATGGCCTCCCGCCTGCTCGGCCTGCACGGCTGCGCTCTTGTCCGCCGGGGAGCACCGCGTGCGCACCGGGGCGCCCGCGAAGGTCTCCGACAGCCCGCTGTCCAGCTGCGCATCGCCCGTCACCAGGCCCACGCGCATGCTGCGACGCAGTTCGGCCACGGCCTCGGCCATGCCGCCGCGCGCGCGCTTCCGGATGGTGAAGTGGCCCCGGTGGATGCCGCCCAGGGCAATATGCACGTGGGCTTCGCCATTGGTGCGCTGCGCCTCCTCGCCGCCGCAGAAGCCTGACGCCCCGATGCGTGCCGGCATGCCATCGACCACCCCCGCGATACCCTGGCCGGCGGTCTCGGCCGCGTCGGTCACCGTGGCGGCGGTGGCGCCCGCTTCACCCCGGGCAAGCTCTTCGGCCACCACCGCGCTCAGCGGGTGGGTGCTGTTGCGGGCCAGGGCGCGCAACAGGCTGCGTTCCTTCCGTGAGAGCCGGTCGCCGTGCCAATGCACCTCGTGCGCCTCGCGCGCGGTGAGCGTGCCGGTCTTGTCGAAGAGCACCGTGTCGATGCCCGAGAGCCGCTCCACCACCTCCGCATCGCGGAGGAACAGCCCGCGCTTGCCCAGCAGCCGCACGGTGTGGCCGTAGGCGAATGGCATGCTCAGCGCCAAGGCACATGGACAGGCTACGATGAGGACAGCAGTGACGACGGGCCAGATCTGGGCCGGGTCCTTGCCCCACCAGAAGAGCCCCGCACCCAGCGCGATGAACAGTACGGCGATGGTGAAGCGCCGGGCCACCTGGTCGATTAGGCGCGGCATGGCCGGCCGCTCGCCGCCGGCCGCTTGTTCGGCCCACAGGCGCTTCAGCCGCGAATCCGCGAAGCCGCGCAGCACCTCCAATTCGATGAGCGCCCCGCGCTGGCGCCCGCCGGCCTTGATGGTGTCGCCGGCCTGCTTGCGCACCGGCAGGGGCTCGCCCGTGATGAAGCTGTTGTCGATGTGGGCTTCGGCGCTGAGCAGCACCGCATCCACGGGCACCAGCTCCTGGTCGCGCACCACGATGCGGTCGCCGGGGCGCAGATCGCTCACGCGCACGGGCTCCTCCGCATCACCCTGCTTCCGCAGCACGATCAGCGGCAGGAAGTCCTCCAGCGCCCGGTCGAATCGGAGGGCACGGTACGTATGGGCCTGGTACCACTTGCCGATGAGCAGGAAGAAGAGCAGGCCGGCCAGGGAATCGAAGTAGCCCGGGCCCGTGCCGCCGATCACATCGGCTAGGCTGCGGAGCCAAAGCGCTGCGATGCCGAGCGCGATGGGCTGGTCGATGTTCACCTGCCTGCTGCGGATGCCGGCCCAGGCGGACCGGAAGTAATCGGTGCTCAGGAAGAAGACGACCGGCACCGAGAACAGCGCGGAAAGCCACTGGAAGCCCGTGCGCAGGCCCGCTTCGCCATCGGCTCCCAGGTATTCCGGGAAGCTGAACAGCATGGTGTTCCCGAAGATGAAGCCGGCCACGCCCAAGCGGACGTAGAGCATGCGCGGCACCTGGGCGCCGGCATCGCGCTTTCCGCCGGCGGTGATCTGCGGGCCGTACCCGATCCGCCGCAGCAGCTTCACCAGCGCCGGAAGGGGCAGCCGGGTCTCACGGAAAGTGATGGAGAGCTCCTTGTCGGTGAAGGAAACCCGCGATCGGATCACCGCAGACTCGATGCGGTGCAGGTTCTCCAGCAACCAGATGCAGGAGCTGCAGTGCATCTGCGGGATGTGGAAGCGGACGCGCGTGA
Protein-coding regions in this window:
- the ccoS gene encoding cbb3-type cytochrome oxidase assembly protein CcoS — translated: MSVIFLLIAASTVVALVFLGLFVRAVRSGQFDDDRSPAVRMLNDHAPAPRAAEAPSTNETTDR
- a CDS encoding heavy metal translocating P-type ATPase gives rise to the protein MERETLTKVTCYHCGDACAEEHRVHDGKDFCCHGCEVVYDLLQESGLCDYYDLSQQPGVKQRASADEQRLELFDLPEVRERVVEFSEDGITRVRFHIPQMHCSSCIWLLENLHRIESAVIRSRVSFTDKELSITFRETRLPLPALVKLLRRIGYGPQITAGGKRDAGAQVPRMLYVRLGVAGFIFGNTMLFSFPEYLGADGEAGLRTGFQWLSALFSVPVVFFLSTDYFRSAWAGIRSRQVNIDQPIALGIAALWLRSLADVIGGTGPGYFDSLAGLLFFLLIGKWYQAHTYRALRFDRALEDFLPLIVLRKQGDAEEPVRVSDLRPGDRIVVRDQELVPVDAVLLSAEAHIDNSFITGEPLPVRKQAGDTIKAGGRQRGALIELEVLRGFADSRLKRLWAEQAAGGERPAMPRLIDQVARRFTIAVLFIALGAGLFWWGKDPAQIWPVVTAVLIVACPCALALSMPFAYGHTVRLLGKRGLFLRDAEVVERLSGIDTVLFDKTGTLTAREAHEVHWHGDRLSRKERSLLRALARNSTHPLSAVVAEELARGEAGATAATVTDAAETAGQGIAGVVDGMPARIGASGFCGGEEAQRTNGEAHVHIALGGIHRGHFTIRKRARGGMAEAVAELRRSMRVGLVTGDAQLDSGLSETFAGAPVRTRCSPADKSAAVQAEQAGGHRVLMVGDGLNDAGALAQSDVGITVTETSAALTPASDAIMDAGALHRLPGFLALTRKARRIVIASLFISLCYNVTGVSFAVAGLMTPLIAAILMPLSSVSVVGFVTVAVMLATRRTDASHAPL